The following are encoded in a window of Methanobrevibacter ruminantium M1 genomic DNA:
- a CDS encoding ABC transporter ATP-binding protein, translating into MANIIEIKNLVKSYENGNIKALNGIDLTIEEGEFVSIIGPSGSGKSTLLNMLGALDIADSGSINVAGYDLTVNKNLNKFRGEKIGFIFQLHNLIPNISVVENIEIPMYSQGKSSKEMRKKALELLDMVDLKDKANMKPNKLSGGERQRVAIARSLANDPSIILADEPTGSLDSKTSTKILEQIHKLHKEKNITLIIVTHDMTVAKLADRVIEVLDGKILNAEESTLLDNKIEIKVNLF; encoded by the coding sequence ATGGCAAATATAATAGAGATTAAAAACCTTGTGAAATCTTATGAAAATGGTAACATCAAGGCTTTAAATGGCATAGACTTGACAATAGAGGAAGGAGAGTTTGTATCAATAATCGGACCTTCAGGGTCTGGAAAATCCACATTATTAAATATGCTAGGGGCTTTAGACATAGCAGATAGCGGAAGCATAAATGTGGCAGGCTATGACTTGACAGTCAACAAGAATCTAAACAAGTTCAGGGGAGAGAAGATAGGATTTATCTTCCAGCTTCACAATCTCATTCCAAACATCAGTGTTGTTGAAAATATTGAGATTCCTATGTACTCTCAAGGAAAATCATCTAAAGAAATGAGAAAAAAGGCTCTTGAGCTATTGGATATGGTTGACTTAAAGGACAAGGCCAATATGAAACCAAATAAGTTATCTGGTGGAGAACGTCAAAGGGTGGCTATTGCAAGGTCTTTGGCAAATGACCCTTCAATCATTTTAGCAGATGAACCTACAGGGTCTCTTGATTCTAAAACAAGCACAAAGATACTCGAACAAATTCATAAGTTGCATAAGGAGAAGAATATTACTTTAATCATTGTTACTCATGACATGACTGTGGCTAAGTTAGCAGATAGGGTAATTGAAGTGCTTGACGGTAAAATACTTAATGCTGAAGAAAGTACTCTCTTGGATAATAAGATAGAGATAAAAGTTAATTTGTTTTAA
- a CDS encoding ABC transporter permease → MSFLTLILKNPFRSKSRAILAIIGIGIGIATIIALGAITDGMIASADDTLHAGGCDFTVSGKIESTSSQMATFGTSTIDEDYIDKIANVTGVKDAIGMYMTVLMTTNSPYFAVVGLDPEDYQVSDLTITEGRMYKNDTNEIVIGKIASENEEKGVGDTITLDDKKFKIVGIYESGNTLQDQGGFTAIKNSQKLSKDEGKISSIYIKVNDGEDVDKVRDRITDKYGDNLTTISSLSDLEMTKNMIDMLNGASLAISLLAIIIGAVGIINTMLTSVFERTRELGVLKAVGWSDEKILLMIVGESIVITIVAGIIGSIVGVIGVELLAASKIMQLLNPVYSVDIFVKAFAIALFVGIIGGIYPALKSH, encoded by the coding sequence ATGTCATTTTTAACATTAATATTAAAAAATCCTTTTAGGAGCAAAAGCCGAGCCATACTTGCAATCATAGGGATTGGAATCGGTATAGCCACAATCATCGCATTGGGAGCAATTACCGACGGAATGATTGCAAGTGCAGATGACACACTGCATGCCGGAGGATGTGATTTTACAGTAAGCGGAAAGATAGAGAGCACATCATCACAAATGGCTACATTCGGTACAAGCACCATTGATGAGGATTATATAGATAAGATAGCCAATGTAACGGGTGTAAAAGATGCTATAGGAATGTATATGACCGTCCTTATGACAACAAATTCCCCATATTTTGCTGTTGTAGGATTGGATCCAGAAGACTATCAGGTTTCCGACTTGACAATTACAGAAGGACGGATGTATAAAAACGACACTAACGAGATAGTGATTGGAAAGATTGCATCTGAAAATGAAGAGAAGGGAGTTGGAGACACAATCACACTTGATGACAAGAAATTCAAGATTGTGGGAATCTATGAGTCAGGTAACACCCTTCAGGACCAAGGAGGATTTACAGCCATTAAAAACTCCCAAAAACTCTCAAAGGATGAAGGCAAGATCAGTTCCATCTATATCAAGGTAAATGATGGAGAGGATGTTGATAAGGTCAGAGATAGAATCACCGACAAATATGGAGACAATCTGACAACAATAAGCTCATTATCCGACTTGGAAATGACTAAGAACATGATAGACATGTTGAACGGAGCAAGCTTAGCCATATCCCTCTTGGCAATCATAATTGGAGCTGTCGGAATCATAAACACTATGCTTACAAGTGTATTTGAAAGGACAAGGGAGCTTGGTGTCTTAAAGGCAGTTGGATGGTCTGACGAAAAGATTCTATTAATGATTGTAGGTGAATCAATAGTCATTACAATTGTTGCCGGCATAATCGGGTCCATTGTAGGAGTCATTGGAGTGGAACTCCTTGCAGCGTCTAAGATAATGCAGCTTCTAAACCCTGTATATTCAGTTGACATATTTGTAAAGGCATTTGCAATTGCACTCTTTGTTGGAATAATAGGAGGAATCTATCCTGCATTAAAAAGCCACTAA